CACTTGTTATTTATTAAAATTTAGCTAATAGTTTCTGTTTAATAATGGTTAAATCATCTTTAACTGCAGTAAATTCTCTATTCAGTTCTTCTTTAATATAACTAACATCGTTTTTCAACACAGCTACATCTTTCTCAACTTCAATTAAACTTATTCCATTTGGTGTTATTCCATCTATCCCCAAATAGACCACCATCCTTATAAATCCTATCCCTGTTCTTCCTATTATGACCAAAGCGCTCCTTTTATTATCTGGCGGGATTGACAGTCCGGTAGCTGGTTATTTAATGCAACAACAAGGAATAGAGGTTATTGCGTTACATTTCTCTTTAGAACCATTTACTGATAATGCCCCTGAAATAAAGTCAAATAAATTAGCAAAAACAATTGGCATCAAAAACTCTATCACCATTACTATTGGCAATGAAGAAGCTGTTATTCGAAAAATCTGTACTGACAGATTTTTCTATATAACTACCCGAAGATTAATGTTAAGAATTGCAGAGATTATTGCCAAAGAAGAAGGTTGTTCTTATCTAATTACTGGTGATTCCCTTGGGCAAGTTGGATCGCAAACTTTAGAGAATATGACCGTTATTTCACAAGCAGTAAAAATGGTTATTTTACGGCCGTTGTTGACTAATACGAAGAATGAAACCATTGCTATTGCGCGTAAAATAAATACTTATAATGATTCTATTGGGCCAGAAATGTGTTCTGTGCTTGGGCCAAAACATCCAGCTACAAAATCACGATTAGAAATTATTGAACCGGAAGAAACAAAGTTTAATATTCAAGAATTAATAGATTCTGCAATGAAGACAAAGAGAATAGAATTAACCAAGTAATTTATGTTTAATTAATGAAATATCATCCTTTATACCTGAAAGCTGTCCTTCTACATGAACTAAACGTTTATCCATTGATTGTACTTGGTCATAAAGTGGTTTATGAACATATTTCCATAAAAGTCCAACCCCTCCCCCGATGCCAATAACCCATTCATAACCAGCAGGAATCCCAATTGGTTCAAAAACAGGATCTTTTGTTGCAATAGATACGATTAAAAAAGCCATCGCTACTACGCCGAAAAATGCACCTGCATTATTGGCTTTATCTTCATCGTGAGTTAATTTCTTAACTATATAATGAGCTACTGGTGCAGATATAAGCACTATCCAAAATATTTTCATAAACATCATATACTTTTTAATGTATGAACTCCTTAATAAAACCATATGGTCAATTTTCAGAAACTTTTCTAGAAGAATCGAAGCAGTTTTGGTTTCACCGGAAGATTTACGCAAATTTATTTTTTATTTTTAAATCATTTCAGAAATTCCGGAAGATTTCTGCTCTCTTATAATATCAACAGTTACTGATTCAATCTGTTGTTTGACTAAATCAGCAGGTTTTTTTGTTGCAATTACTCTTACTTTTTGTATTCTGAATTTTTGGAGAAGGATATGTGCAATATCTTCAGCCAAGCCCTCTAATAAGCTAAACTCACCAGCAATAACTGCTTGTTGAATACATTCATATACTTGGGTGTAATCAACAGTATCATTGATATTATTTGTTGTACCTGCACGTTCTAAATCTAAATAGAGATCGACGGTAATACTGATTGGCTGTAAATTTTCTCGTTCTTGTTCTTCTAACCCAATATGACATTGAAAAACCATATTATTTAATCGTATGCTGTCCATAATTAGAAAGAAATCATCTAACGTTTAAATTACTTTTCCTTGTCTGTATAAATAAGTTCAACGACATTATCCTCTTGAGGAAGTTGATCCTGAGGTGGAACTATAATTACGTCGAGATCGCCTATCTTACCATGTTCTACCCTTTCGCCACGCAACAATGGTCCACGAGGTGTTTCTCTCTCAAATGAATATCTCTTGATTCTACCTAATAATGCGTACTGCTGTTGAACTCTATTTTGAAAATAGAACATATGGTTCATATCCTCAGCAGTTAATTCACTTGCATCTGTTTCATTACGGTGAAGCAAACAAGAATAAAATCTCCATGCTTCAAAACGCAATTCTCTTGGAAGCGCTGTGTCATAAATGGCATCTAATAATAACTCATGGTACTGCTGTAAGTAATGCTGTTTAAAACGATCTATCTCTTTCCAGCCATCAGCATGGCTGCATCTTACGCGCACCACTCTTCCTTCATAATATTTTCTACTATCACCTAACACTGCATCTAAAGTTACTGCCATTATGTGAAGATAATAAAAGAAGTATAAAAAGATATCTTATTTAATGTACGTATTAAGTCTGTGGTTTAGCGCCTACTTTTGTGAAGCTCTAAGATTTAGCGCATTGAGGATTTTTCGGAGTGCCAGAGAGAAAAATCCAATGTTTAATCACATTCAAAGCTGAACTGGCGCTAAACCTGAAAAAGACTTAATACGTACTTATTTATTTTGGCTTTTCTAATTCCAGAAGATTTTTTACCCAAGATTCCTGCCACTGATTTGCCCTTGATCACATGTTTAAGATAATAGAGAACTTTGCAAAATACTCGCAAAGCTCGGGTTACTGCCAGTTCGCATTGAGACCTTTGTT
This genomic interval from Candidatus Woesearchaeota archaeon contains the following:
- a CDS encoding 7-cyano-7-deazaguanine synthase, giving the protein MTKALLLLSGGIDSPVAGYLMQQQGIEVIALHFSLEPFTDNAPEIKSNKLAKTIGIKNSITITIGNEEAVIRKICTDRFFYITTRRLMLRIAEIIAKEEGCSYLITGDSLGQVGSQTLENMTVISQAVKMVILRPLLTNTKNETIAIARKINTYNDSIGPEMCSVLGPKHPATKSRLEIIEPEETKFNIQELIDSAMKTKRIELTK
- the folB gene encoding dihydroneopterin aldolase, yielding MDSIRLNNMVFQCHIGLEEQERENLQPISITVDLYLDLERAGTTNNINDTVDYTQVYECIQQAVIAGEFSLLEGLAEDIAHILLQKFRIQKVRVIATKKPADLVKQQIESVTVDIIREQKSSGISEMI